ATGCCGAACCATTTAGTTTACTTCGCTTTCCTGTGCATCCAATGAACATGGGTTTCCGGCCTTTGAGCTGCTTATTGACGAATCTAATAATTTCACTGTCAAGCCGATATCCGTGAATATTTTGGAAGAGCTCTTCAATCTTGCTCAAACCGGAGCAATCTTTGAGAATTTGTCGAGTTTGCGTAAGGTTATCGTAGAATTGCTTAGTCCTGTGGGTTTTCTCATTGCTGTCAGTAATGTAATAGATGTCCTCTAAACCCATAAGAGCCGAGACACATTGAATTACTATTCTATCATCAAGATAGAATGCTTGTTGATCGCATAACTCTGCAACAGCAAGTACAGTTTCGTCTACGATCTCCTTACGTTCCTCAGGAGTATAATCATCATTTTCTAATACTTCAGCAGCCACTTTAGAAAAGTTATTGGTAATTCGGAACAAGTCTTCATATACCTCTATGCGTTTTGCGAAAAGTTGCTGGGAATATGGCTCAACACGACTACTTCTTCTAAAGAATTCATTAATTACTAGGCCAATCACAACACCTATTATTCCAATCCAAGCAGATTCCATTACAAGTGCTCCTTGTTGGTTATAATACACAGCCTAATCCGCATTCTATCCACAACCAGTCCGCCTGTCAACGCCAACCAGCCCCTCCCTTCCCCAGCACCCAACACCTAACACCTAACACCTAACACCTAACACCCATCATCCACCTCACTAAAAGTTTATTAATTACCAATTGGGCGGAAGGAATTCTCTTGGCCGCCGAATAAGTTTTATGGTTGGTACGACAACTAATAAGCAAGTAGATATATAGGAGGAATTACTTGATGTCTGACAAGAAACGCGTGTACCTCTTCCGCGAAGGTAACGCTACGATGAGAGACCTTCTCGGAGGCAAGGGCGCTAACCTGGCGGAGATGACCAATATCGGTCTGCCTGTTCCGCCCGGATTCACCATCACCACCGAGACCTGCAACGAATATACCAAGCTCGGTAAGCTTCCCGACGGACTTTGGGAAGATGTGCTAGCCGCTCTTGCCGACGTCGAGAAGGACATGGGCAAGAAACTGGGTGATGCCAACAATCCCCTGCTCGTATCGGTCCGCTCCGGCGCGAAGTTTTCCATGCCTGGTATGATGGACACCGTCCTTAACCTTGGTCTCAACGATGATACCCTCAAGGGAATCGTCGCCGCCAACGGTAACGAGCGGTTCGCTTACGACGCCTATCGCCGATTCCTGATGATGTTCTCCGACATCGTGCTTTCAGGCGATTATCCAAAGCTGGCCAAGCATCACTTCGAGATCATCTTCGACGCCCTCAAAGAGAAGAAAGGCGCCAAGGTCGATACGGAAGTAGATGCCGAGGGCCTCAAGGAACTGGTCGCTCAGTATAAAGTGTATTATAAGGAAGTCACCGGCAGCGACTTCCCGACAGACCCGATGGAGCAGCTCAAACTGGCTATCATAGCCGTATTCAAGAGCTGGAACAACGAGAGAGCCATCATCTACCGCAACCGCGAGAAGATCTCCCACGACCTCGGAACCGCCGTCAACGTTCAGACGATGGTCTTCGGTAACATGGGCGACGACTGCGGTACCGGTGTTGCCTTCACCCGCAACGCCGCCAACGGTGAGAACAAGCTCTTCGGCGAGTTCCTCAAGAACGCTCAGGGCGAGGATGTCGTGGCCGGCGTGCGAACCCCTGAAGAGATTGCGCAGCTTGCCAACGAGTTCCCCGCAATCTACAAGCAGTTCACCGATATCGCGCAGAAACTCGAAGATCACTATCGCGATATGCAGGACATCGAGTTCACCATCGAGAAGGGCCGACTCTTCATCCTTCAGTGCCGCAACGGCAAGCGCACAGGCGTTGCAGCCGTCAAGATTGCTGTAGACATGGTCAATGAGAAGCGCATCACAAAGGAAGAGGCTCTGATGAGAGTCCCGCCGGAAGCTCTCGAACAGCTCCTCCACCCGCGCATCAAGACTGCCAAGGGCGCCAAGGAGATCGCAAAGGGTCTGAACGCAGGACCCGGCGGCGCGTCGGGCAAGATCGCTCTGGATTCCAAGACCGCTATCGCAATGGCCTCCAAGGGCGAGAAAGTCATCCTCGTTCGCAAAGAGACCAACCCGGACGACCTCGGCGGAATGCTTGCCGCTAAGGGTGTTCTTACCCAGCTCGGCGGACGCACCAGCCACGCGGCTCTCATCGCCCGCCAGTACGGCATCCCGACAGTCTGCGGATGCGGCGCCGTCAAGATCGACGAAGCCAAGAGGCAGGTCAACGTGGGCGATATCGTGCTCAAAGAAGGCGACGTCATCACAATCGATGGAACCCTCGGCCTGGTATACAACGTTCAGCTCGAGACCGAGCCCGCGACAGTCACCGGCGACTTCGGCACATTCATGGGCTGGGCTGATGAAGTCCGCAAGCTCAAGGTCTGCGCCAACGCCGACAACCCCGAGCATGCAGCCGACGCGGTCGCACTCGGAGCAGAAGGCATCGGACTCTGCCGCACTGAGCACATGTTCCTCGGTGCAGAGCGCACCCCGCTGGTAGCCAACATGATCCTTGCCGAAGACGAGAAGACCCGCCAGGAAGCTCTGGACAAACTGCTTCCTCTGCAGCGCAATGACTTCGTGGGTATCTTCAAGGCAATGGGCGGCAGGCCGGTCACAGTAAGACTGATCGACCCACCTCTGCATGAGTTCCTGCCTAACATGGACGAGCTGCTGGTCGAGGTGACTGAACTTCGCTGCAAGAACCCGAACTCTCCTGAGCTGCCTGAGAAGGAAAAGCTTCTCAAGAAGGTCGTGGATATGCACGAGCAGAACCCGATGCTCGGCCTTAGAGGCTGCAGGCTCTCGATCTACATGCCTGGCATCGTAAACATGCAGGTTGGCGCTATCATAGGAGCTGCCTGTGAGGTCAAGAAGTCCGGCATGGAAGTGCATCCTGAGATCATGATCCCGCTCATCGGCACCGTCAATGAGCTCACATATCTCAAGAAGCAGCTTACTCAGGTCGCAGATGAGACTATGAAGGCTGAGGGCATCAAGGTCGACTACATGATCGGCACGATGATCGAGATCCCGCGCGCAGCCCTTACTGCTGATGAGATCGCCAAGGAAGCTCAGTTCTTCAGCTTCGGCACCAACGACCTGACCCAGATGGGCTATGGTATCAGCCGCGACGATGCCGCCAAGTTCCTGCCTCTGTATATCGACAAGCAGATC
The DNA window shown above is from bacterium and carries:
- the ppdK gene encoding pyruvate, phosphate dikinase, with translation MSDKKRVYLFREGNATMRDLLGGKGANLAEMTNIGLPVPPGFTITTETCNEYTKLGKLPDGLWEDVLAALADVEKDMGKKLGDANNPLLVSVRSGAKFSMPGMMDTVLNLGLNDDTLKGIVAANGNERFAYDAYRRFLMMFSDIVLSGDYPKLAKHHFEIIFDALKEKKGAKVDTEVDAEGLKELVAQYKVYYKEVTGSDFPTDPMEQLKLAIIAVFKSWNNERAIIYRNREKISHDLGTAVNVQTMVFGNMGDDCGTGVAFTRNAANGENKLFGEFLKNAQGEDVVAGVRTPEEIAQLANEFPAIYKQFTDIAQKLEDHYRDMQDIEFTIEKGRLFILQCRNGKRTGVAAVKIAVDMVNEKRITKEEALMRVPPEALEQLLHPRIKTAKGAKEIAKGLNAGPGGASGKIALDSKTAIAMASKGEKVILVRKETNPDDLGGMLAAKGVLTQLGGRTSHAALIARQYGIPTVCGCGAVKIDEAKRQVNVGDIVLKEGDVITIDGTLGLVYNVQLETEPATVTGDFGTFMGWADEVRKLKVCANADNPEHAADAVALGAEGIGLCRTEHMFLGAERTPLVANMILAEDEKTRQEALDKLLPLQRNDFVGIFKAMGGRPVTVRLIDPPLHEFLPNMDELLVEVTELRCKNPNSPELPEKEKLLKKVVDMHEQNPMLGLRGCRLSIYMPGIVNMQVGAIIGAACEVKKSGMEVHPEIMIPLIGTVNELTYLKKQLTQVADETMKAEGIKVDYMIGTMIEIPRAALTADEIAKEAQFFSFGTNDLTQMGYGISRDDAAKFLPLYIDKQIFKTDPTDTIDQKGIGRLMKICVEDAKAVNPTIKLGICGEHGGEPDSVKFCHRIGLNYVSCSPKRIPVARLAAAQAVIEEKSK